In Carettochelys insculpta isolate YL-2023 chromosome 31, ASM3395843v1, whole genome shotgun sequence, a single window of DNA contains:
- the SFTPB gene encoding pulmonary surfactant-associated protein B, with the protein MTGSRLLLLTLLCGGSALAGEPPAPLGCAGGPTSWCRSLATAVRCGALRSCAQAGWNPAAKEDMCADCEQIVTTLTRMAKQSALKEAIQKYLVHECSQLPLHALVPHCQALVDTYLAILASCLEGQINLTSVCVRLGLCPTDPTQDWGSEPLDKLLRQTLQDLRGNLPVSQTQGRPGEDLPIPLPLCWMCRSIVGRIESTVPKEAIAKSLAQLCRLLPATISGTCRCLMEKYTIATLELILDKLGPRLICGMLFMCATGENRSPEPALVPPRAGSAACQACVAVTGLAKPALRENSTAAEVEAALLGACGGAHLSRQECQHFLERHRYQLLVLLPKAWDPQSTCQELGECEAGQGPGPGTEGCTLGPAYWCSSLEAAERCQAVPHCQAQGWA; encoded by the exons ATGACGGGGTCCCGGCTGCTTCTGCTCACCCTGCTCTGTGGGGGCTCAG ccctggctggggagccgccagccccactgggctgtGCCGGGGGCCCGACGTCCTGGTGCCGAAGCCTGGCGACGGCCGTGCGCTGTGGGGCGCTGCGGAGCTgtgcccaggctggctggaacCCGGCTGCCAAG gAGGACATGTGCGCAGACTGTGAGCAAATCGTTACCACCCTGACCCGCATGGCCAAGCAGTCTGCCCTCAAG gaggCCATCCAGAAGTACCTGGTCCATGAGTGCAGCCAGCTGCCGCTGCATGCCCTGGTACCGCACTGCCAGGCGCTGGTAGACACCTACTTGGCCATCCTCGCCAGCTGCCTGGAGGGGCAGATC aATCTCACCTCCGTCTGCGTCCGGCTGGGCCTGTGCCCCACGGACCCCACACAGGACTGGGGCTCGGAGCCCCTGGACAAGCTGCTGCGGCAGACGCTGCAAGACTTACGTGGGAACCTTCCCGTCAGCCAGACGCAG GGGCGCCCCGGCGAGGACCTGCCGATCCCCCTCCCGCTGTGCTGGATGTGCCGCTCCATCGTGGGCCGCATTGAGTCCACCGTCCCCAAG gaagcCATTGCCAAGTCCCTGGCGCAGCTCTGCCGTCTCCTGCCGGCCACCATCAGTGGCACCTGCCGCTGCCTGATGGAGAAATACACCATCGCCACGCTGGAGCTCATCCTGGACAAGCTGGGCCCCCGGCTGATCTGTGGGATGCTGTTCATGTGCGCCACGGGGGAGAACCGCAGCCCAG AGCCGGCGCTGGTGCCGCCCCGGGCCGGGAGCGCGGCGTGCCAGGCCTGCGTGGCCGTCACGGGCCTGGCGAAGCCGGCGCTGCGGGAGAACAGCACGGCAGCCGAGGTGGAGGCGGCCTTGCTGGGGGCCTGCGGCGGTGCCCACCTGAGCCGGCAGGAG TGTCAGCACTTCCTGGAGCGGCACCGGTACCAGCTGCTGGTCTTGCTGCCGAAGGCCTGGGACCCCCAGAGCACCTGCCAG GAACTGGGCGAGTGTGAggccgggcagggccctgggccgggcACTGAGGGCTGCACGCTGGGACCTGCCTactggtgctccagcctggaGGCTGCAGAGCGGTGCCAG GCCGTGCCGCACTGCCAGGCCCAAGGCTGGGCATAG
- the GNLY gene encoding granulysin: protein MSTVLLLLSLLAGAAGLAPPGAPPECLQGPEFWCQDMATAARCGQLQLCLAELSEGTEEQHPLVKCWVCRKVITKLKKLVRNPDNTSSVTQALKKICSTFPSVWAGQCHQVVDRFVLPIEEGLAQDLEPRAICASIHMCAGQDRPAHEGAPWGAA, encoded by the exons ATGAGCACCGTACTGCTGCTCCTCTCACTGCTGGCGGGGGCGGCTG GCCTGGCCCCGCCGGGGGCTCCCCCCGAGTGCCTGCAGGGCCCCGAGTTCTGGTGCCAGGATATGGCCACAGCAGCCCGGTGTGGCCagctgcagttgtgcctggccGAGCTCTCTGAG GGCACGGAGGAGCAGCACCCCCTGGTGAAGTGCTGGGTGTGCAGGAAGGTCATCACCAAGCTGAAGAAGCTGGTGCGCAACCCGGACAACACG AGCAGCGTGACACAGGCGCTGAAGAAGATCTGCTCCACCTTCCCCTCGGTGTGGGCCGGCCAGTGCCACCAGGTGGTGGATCGCTTCGTGCTGCCCATCGAGGAGGGGCTGGCCCAGGACCTGGAGCCTCGGGCCATCTGCGCCTCCATCCACATGTGTGCGGGGCAGGACCGCccag CCCACGAGGGAGCGCCGTGGGGAGCAGCCTGA